In Myxococcus guangdongensis, one genomic interval encodes:
- a CDS encoding sensor histidine kinase, whose amino-acid sequence MTGGMWISLIACAGQLALAGLALARVGRSPLALPLSLLSIALSAWNFTGYAFARAGEPGWRLVGFAAALMTVPCTLHFTLAFVGRRRRSAWAMYGTYAVFGALALLMHVALGVPSLAAQILTLRFGLFVTVLVAPPVIGTFTLLALHLREARRPDERARAGLMALGLTFLVALLLTELAVEIGLRQVPRLGSLGTLLCLPLMATASLRFGLFGLDGSKGAPRMALHAVVLAGVGVLAYLTVFRLFAAQVGALVLCTTAITFALVAATRRGVTAFVTRGERMERLATLGRFSAQMAHDLKNPIAALKGAAQYLKEEHARGQSWDTHGEFLDLMLEQVERLGRVVDTYQRLARVEPLPRPVDLGRVVEGVLSLQAFASTSPITIVRELAPDLPTCAADEDLLTNAVENLVRNAAEAMPKGGTLTVRTLKDGEAVAVEVEDTGEGMDVRTRERAFDDFFTTKASGSGMGLAFVRRVVEAHGGTVGLTSREGRGTVVRLRLPVEARSVEGGAEGEAA is encoded by the coding sequence ATGACCGGTGGGATGTGGATCAGCCTCATCGCGTGCGCCGGGCAGCTCGCGCTCGCGGGGCTGGCGTTGGCCCGGGTGGGACGCAGCCCGCTCGCGCTGCCGCTGTCCCTGCTCTCCATCGCGCTGTCCGCGTGGAACTTCACCGGCTACGCGTTCGCCCGCGCGGGTGAGCCCGGCTGGCGACTGGTGGGCTTCGCCGCCGCGCTGATGACGGTGCCGTGCACCCTGCACTTCACCCTCGCCTTCGTGGGCCGTCGTCGCCGCTCGGCCTGGGCCATGTACGGCACCTATGCCGTCTTCGGCGCCCTCGCCCTGTTGATGCACGTGGCGCTGGGTGTGCCCTCGCTCGCCGCCCAAATCCTCACCCTGCGCTTCGGCCTCTTCGTCACCGTCCTCGTGGCCCCACCGGTCATCGGGACCTTCACACTGCTCGCGCTGCACCTGCGCGAAGCGCGACGCCCGGACGAGCGCGCCCGCGCGGGCTTGATGGCCCTGGGACTCACCTTCCTCGTCGCCCTGCTCCTCACGGAGCTCGCGGTGGAGATCGGCCTGCGACAGGTGCCGCGTCTGGGCAGCCTGGGCACGCTGCTGTGTCTGCCCTTGATGGCCACCGCCTCGCTGCGCTTCGGGCTCTTTGGACTCGACGGGAGCAAGGGCGCCCCGCGCATGGCGTTGCACGCGGTGGTCCTCGCGGGCGTGGGCGTGCTCGCCTACCTCACCGTCTTCCGCCTCTTCGCCGCGCAGGTGGGCGCGCTCGTCCTGTGCACCACCGCCATCACCTTCGCGCTCGTGGCCGCCACGCGCCGAGGTGTCACCGCCTTCGTCACCCGCGGCGAGCGCATGGAGCGCCTGGCCACCCTGGGCCGCTTCTCCGCCCAGATGGCGCATGACTTGAAGAACCCCATCGCCGCGCTCAAGGGCGCCGCCCAGTACCTCAAGGAGGAGCACGCCCGAGGCCAGTCATGGGACACGCATGGCGAGTTCCTCGACCTGATGCTCGAGCAGGTCGAGCGCCTGGGGCGCGTCGTCGACACCTACCAGCGCCTCGCGCGCGTGGAACCCCTCCCCCGCCCCGTCGACCTGGGCCGCGTCGTGGAGGGCGTCCTCTCCCTCCAGGCCTTCGCGAGCACCAGCCCCATCACCATCGTCCGCGAGCTCGCCCCGGACCTGCCGACCTGCGCCGCGGACGAGGACCTGCTCACCAACGCCGTGGAGAACCTGGTGCGCAACGCCGCCGAGGCCATGCCCAAGGGCGGCACGCTCACGGTGCGCACGCTGAAGGACGGCGAGGCCGTCGCGGTGGAGGTGGAGGACACGGGTGAGGGCATGGACGTGCGCACCCGCGAGCGCGCCTTCGACGACTTCTTCACCACCAAGGCCTCGGGGAGCGGGATGGGGCTGGCGTTCGTCCGCCGCGTGGTGGAGGCGCACGGAGGCACGGTGGGTCTGACAAGCCGGGAGGGGCGCGGTACGGTGGTGCGTCTGCGCCTGCCGGTGGAAGCCCGGAGCGTGGAGGGTGGGGCCGAAGGAGAAGCCGCGTGA
- a CDS encoding sigma-54-dependent transcriptional regulator: MSESLKGTVLLVDDDPAVAKVLGALLGQAGLATHTARNGTEALALLERWPVDVVVSDVRMPGMDGMQLLAEMGRLWPDVPVILITAHGTVPLAVEAMKAGAADFVLKPFDREEILFTIRKALLRAQGEAVNEPLRTPSAFVGGSQRMMEAQSLLAKAATGMATVLLRGESGTGKELAAKAVHDGSPRHAGPFVKLHCAALPDTLLESELFGYEKGAFTGAATRKPGRVELAHGGTLFLDEIGDISLAVQVKLLRVIQERELERLGGTQTVKVDVRFVAATHQPLEELVKTGRFREDLFYRLNVVPLWLPSLRERPEDIEPLARHFLDIHARTNGKPPFTLTPDGLAVLRAQPWPGNVRQLQNFLERLVVLSDGQTLAGEDVSRELARQPGLSAPVTTPPQGVTALASPAAESGRTLESQRKDTEKQALVDALARAGDNRTLAARLLGISRRTLYNKLEEHALL, encoded by the coding sequence GTGAGTGAGTCGTTGAAGGGAACCGTGCTGCTGGTCGATGACGACCCGGCGGTGGCGAAGGTGCTGGGCGCGCTCCTGGGTCAGGCGGGCCTGGCCACGCACACGGCGCGCAACGGGACGGAGGCGCTCGCGCTGCTCGAGCGCTGGCCGGTGGACGTGGTGGTGAGCGACGTGCGCATGCCCGGCATGGACGGCATGCAGCTGTTGGCCGAGATGGGCCGGCTCTGGCCGGACGTCCCCGTCATCCTCATCACCGCGCACGGCACCGTGCCGCTGGCGGTGGAGGCGATGAAGGCGGGCGCCGCGGACTTCGTGCTCAAGCCCTTCGACCGCGAGGAGATTCTCTTCACCATCCGCAAGGCGCTCCTGCGCGCGCAAGGCGAGGCGGTGAACGAACCGCTCCGCACCCCGAGCGCCTTCGTCGGCGGCAGCCAGCGGATGATGGAGGCCCAGTCCCTGCTCGCGAAGGCGGCCACCGGCATGGCCACCGTGCTCTTGCGCGGCGAGTCCGGCACGGGCAAGGAGCTGGCCGCCAAGGCCGTGCACGACGGCAGCCCCCGCCACGCGGGCCCCTTCGTGAAGCTGCACTGCGCCGCGCTGCCGGACACGCTGCTGGAGAGCGAGCTGTTCGGCTACGAGAAGGGCGCCTTCACCGGCGCCGCCACACGCAAGCCCGGCCGCGTGGAGCTGGCGCACGGCGGCACGCTGTTCCTGGACGAGATTGGCGACATCTCCCTCGCCGTGCAGGTGAAGCTCCTGCGGGTGATTCAGGAGCGGGAGCTGGAGCGGCTGGGCGGAACGCAGACGGTGAAGGTGGACGTCCGCTTCGTCGCCGCCACGCACCAGCCGCTCGAGGAATTGGTGAAGACGGGGCGCTTCCGCGAGGACCTCTTCTACCGCCTCAACGTGGTGCCGCTGTGGCTGCCGTCCCTGCGCGAGCGCCCCGAGGACATCGAACCGCTCGCGCGCCACTTCCTGGACATCCACGCGCGCACGAACGGCAAGCCGCCCTTCACGCTCACCCCGGACGGGCTCGCGGTGCTGCGCGCCCAACCGTGGCCCGGCAACGTGCGCCAGCTCCAGAACTTCCTGGAGCGACTGGTGGTCCTCTCCGACGGGCAGACGCTCGCGGGCGAGGACGTCTCGCGCGAGCTGGCCCGCCAGCCGGGACTCTCCGCGCCCGTGACCACGCCGCCCCAGGGCGTCACCGCGCTCGCGTCCCCCGCCGCCGAGAGCGGCCGCACCCTCGAGTCCCAGCGCAAGGACACCGAGAAGCAGGCCCTGGTGGACGCGCTCGCGCGCGCGGGCGACAACCGCACGCTGGCGGCCCGGCTGCTCGGCATCAGCCGCCGGACGCTCTACAACAAGCTGGAGGAGCACGCCCTGCTGTAG